The Halarchaeum grantii genome contains the following window.
ATCGTCGTCCTTGCTCCCCGCGCCCGCGTTCACGAGCACGAGCACGTCGTCCGACGCGAAGGCGTCGCGTTCGGCGAGCGCGTACGCCGCCGCGACCGACGCGCCGCTGGACGCGCCGAGTTCGAGGCCGGCGGATTCCGCGAGCGACGTCGCGCCCTCCAGAATCTCGGGGTCCGGCGCCGCCACCGCGTCGCCCCCCGTCTCGCGGACGGCCGCCAGAGCGAGCGCGCTCCCCGTCGGGTCGGGGATCTCGATGCGCCCGCAGATGGTGTCCGGGGCCTCCCACGGCTCGTGGCCGTCGCGGCCCTCCTCGAAGGCGCGCACGATCGGCGCACACCCCTCCGCCTGCGCGGCGTGAACCGCCGGCACCGAATCGACGAGCCCGAGGTCGGCGAACTCGCGTGCGGCCGTGGCGATCGCGTGGAGACCCGCGCCGCGCCCCGTCGGATGAACGACGTGGTCGGGCGCCGACCAGTCGAGCGCCTCGGCGACCTCGAAGTACGCCGTCTTCAGGCCCTCGTGCGCGAACGGCGTCGAGAACACCTGCACCGGGTGCCAGTCGTCGTGCTCCGCGACCGCGTCCGCGAACGCCGCGTCCGCGTCGCCGATACGCCCCTCCACGACCGACATGTCCCCGCCGTGGACGTTGACCATCGCCTTGTTCGTGAAGCTCGCGCGCGTCGGCACGAACGTGTGGCTCTCGAGGCCCGCGCGCGCCGCGTACGCCGCCGCCGACTGGCCGTCGTCGCCCGTCGACGCCAGCGCCACGTCCGTCGCGCCCGCCTCGCGCGCCGCCGTCGCCGCCACCGACTGCGCGCGGTCGTCGATCGTCCCCGTCGGGTTGCGGCCCTCGTCCTTCACGTACACCGCCTCGACGCCGAACTCGGCGGCGAGCTCCGGCACCGGAACGAGCGGCGTCCCGCCCTCGTTCGTCG
Protein-coding sequences here:
- a CDS encoding threonine synthase; the protein is METNPALAGVTCTDCDESFDAAAATGRCPDCGGILDVEYDLDALDVSRETFENRSERSQWRYRELLPFAREAAVTTNEGGTPLVPVPELAAEFGVEAVYVKDEGRNPTGTIDDRAQSVAATAAREAGATDVALASTGDDGQSAAAYAARAGLESHTFVPTRASFTNKAMVNVHGGDMSVVEGRIGDADAAFADAVAEHDDWHPVQVFSTPFAHEGLKTAYFEVAEALDWSAPDHVVHPTGRGAGLHAIATAAREFADLGLVDSVPAVHAAQAEGCAPIVRAFEEGRDGHEPWEAPDTICGRIEIPDPTGSALALAAVRETGGDAVAAPDPEILEGATSLAESAGLELGASSGASVAAAYALAERDAFASDDVLVLVNAGAGSKDDDILRSHLMGKGI